The proteins below are encoded in one region of Helicoverpa armigera isolate CAAS_96S chromosome 11, ASM3070526v1, whole genome shotgun sequence:
- the LOC110370086 gene encoding 3-phosphoinositide-dependent protein kinase 1 isoform X1 → MSGLTNRVKRGSRGSATLLEAANRILRLLGVSSTKRGKQPSPKSKINDRASSELRAPIAAAETIVETPIKMQAAPAPAPATPAPASAAPVAPASSPAPSQAQKPTKRTAKDYIFGKLIGEGCYSTVFLAKDIHSGKEYAIKVCEKLHIIRKKKREYIKREKDALNMLFNVPHGFVKLYCTFQDEERLYFVLSFAKNGELLSYINQVGSFELNVAKFYAAELLMALEKMHAKGIIHRDLKPENILLDENMHLQIADFGTAKILEPEEIRASPNNADNDDQNERSRKISFVGTPQYVSPELLHDCVDTRASDLWALGCIIYQMISGLPPFRAATEFLTFQKILKMDFEFPEGFPADAKDLVEKLLVLDHTKRLGANDKGETYDSIRNHPFFAGMDWDSVWEQTPPTISPYLPGGSFEEEYNVPDHLEPGLGNKQLVRLWEFDLSTSKGILNISPEEKRRRLEVQSRESKWHQFVDGELILKQGLVDKRKGLFPRRRMLLLTTGPRLFYVDPANMVLKGEIPWSPELRVEAKNFRIFLVHTPNRTYYLEDPDSYALEWASVIDEVRIGTYGRDTT, encoded by the exons ATGAGCGGATTGACCAACAGAGTTAAAAGAGGATCGAGGGGTAGTGCAACTCTGCTCGAAGCAGCAAACAGGATTTTGCGGTTACTTGGCGTCAGCTCTACTAAGCGCGGGAAACAGCCCTCGCCCAAATCTAAG ATCAACGATCGAGCATCTAGTGAGTTACGGGCCCCAATTGCCGCGGCCGAAACCATAGTAGAGACACCGATCAAGATGCAAGCAGCTCCTGCGCCTGCACCGGCGACGCCGGCGCCGGCGTCTGCCGCACCCGTTGCACCTGCCTCGTCACCGGCTCCCAGCCAGGCGCAAAAGCCCACCAAGCGAACTGCTAAGGACTATATTTTTGGCAAATTAATCGGCGAGGGCTGTTACAGCACCGTGTTTCTTGCAAAGGATATTCACAGTGGAAAGGAATATGCAa TTAAAGTGTGTGAAAAACTTCACATCATTCGAAAGAAGAAAAGAGAGTACATTAAACGCGAGAAAGACGCCTTAAACATGTTGTTTAATGTACCTCATGGTTTCGTGAAACTTTATTGCACATTTCAAGATGAAGAAAGGCTTTACTTCGTCTTATCCTTTGCAAAAAATGGCGAATTGTTATCTTACATTAATCAAGTTGGCTCTTTTGAGCTTAACGTAGCAAAATTTTATGCGGCTGAGTTGTTGATGGCCTTAGAAAAAATGCACGCAAAAGGAATAATTCACCGTGACTTAAAAccggaaaatatattattagatGAAAATATGCACTTGCAAATTGCCGATTTTGGAACGGCTAAAATTCTGGAGCCTGAAGAAATTCGTGCTTCACCAAACAATGCTGATAATGACGACCAAAATGAACGATCTAGAAAAATTAGTTTCGTTGGAACACCACAGTATGTAAGTCCAGAATTATTACATGACTGTGTAGACACCCGTGCCTCAGACCTGTGGGCGTTGGGATGCATCATTTACCAAATGATTTCGGGTTTGCCTCCGTTCCGCGCAGCTACGGAGTTCCTCACTTTTCAAAAAATTCTCAAGATGGACTTTGAATTCCCAGAAGGATTTCCGGCTGATGCTAAAGACCTCGTGGAAAAACTGTTGGTACTAGACCATACTAAGAGACTTGGCGCTAATGATAAGGGAGAAACTTATGATAGTATTCGCAATCATCCATTTTTCGCCGGAATGGACTGGGATAGCGTGTGGGAACAGACGCCACCGACTATTAGCCCGTATTTGCCCGGTGGTTCGTTTGAAGAAGAATACAATGTGCCCGATCATCTTGAACCTGGATTGGGCAATAAGCAACTCGTGAGACTGTGGGAATTCGACTTATCTACCTCTaaag GAATCTTAAACATTAGTCCAGAAGAAAAACGTCGCCGCCTCGAAGTTCAATCCCGGGAAAGCAAGTGGCATCAGTTCGTAGATGGAGAGCTAATTTTGAAGCAAGGTCTCGTTGACAAAAGGAAGGGACTGTTTCCACGACGTCGTATGCTACTGCTCACCACAGGACCGCGCCTATTTTACGTCGATCCAGCCAACATGGTGCTCAAGGGTGAGATCCCTTGGTCACCCGAACTACGAGTCGAAGCCAAAAActtcagaatatttttagtGCACACG CCAAACCGTACATATTACCTAGAAGACCCAGACTCGTATGCTTTGGAGTGGGCAAGCGTTATCGACGAAGTGCGCATCGGTACATATGGACGGGACACGACTTAA
- the LOC110370086 gene encoding 3-phosphoinositide-dependent protein kinase 1 isoform X2 encodes MSMKSLLVLNIIRNGSINDRASSELRAPIAAAETIVETPIKMQAAPAPAPATPAPASAAPVAPASSPAPSQAQKPTKRTAKDYIFGKLIGEGCYSTVFLAKDIHSGKEYAIKVCEKLHIIRKKKREYIKREKDALNMLFNVPHGFVKLYCTFQDEERLYFVLSFAKNGELLSYINQVGSFELNVAKFYAAELLMALEKMHAKGIIHRDLKPENILLDENMHLQIADFGTAKILEPEEIRASPNNADNDDQNERSRKISFVGTPQYVSPELLHDCVDTRASDLWALGCIIYQMISGLPPFRAATEFLTFQKILKMDFEFPEGFPADAKDLVEKLLVLDHTKRLGANDKGETYDSIRNHPFFAGMDWDSVWEQTPPTISPYLPGGSFEEEYNVPDHLEPGLGNKQLVRLWEFDLSTSKGILNISPEEKRRRLEVQSRESKWHQFVDGELILKQGLVDKRKGLFPRRRMLLLTTGPRLFYVDPANMVLKGEIPWSPELRVEAKNFRIFLVHTPNRTYYLEDPDSYALEWASVIDEVRIGTYGRDTT; translated from the exons ATCAACGATCGAGCATCTAGTGAGTTACGGGCCCCAATTGCCGCGGCCGAAACCATAGTAGAGACACCGATCAAGATGCAAGCAGCTCCTGCGCCTGCACCGGCGACGCCGGCGCCGGCGTCTGCCGCACCCGTTGCACCTGCCTCGTCACCGGCTCCCAGCCAGGCGCAAAAGCCCACCAAGCGAACTGCTAAGGACTATATTTTTGGCAAATTAATCGGCGAGGGCTGTTACAGCACCGTGTTTCTTGCAAAGGATATTCACAGTGGAAAGGAATATGCAa TTAAAGTGTGTGAAAAACTTCACATCATTCGAAAGAAGAAAAGAGAGTACATTAAACGCGAGAAAGACGCCTTAAACATGTTGTTTAATGTACCTCATGGTTTCGTGAAACTTTATTGCACATTTCAAGATGAAGAAAGGCTTTACTTCGTCTTATCCTTTGCAAAAAATGGCGAATTGTTATCTTACATTAATCAAGTTGGCTCTTTTGAGCTTAACGTAGCAAAATTTTATGCGGCTGAGTTGTTGATGGCCTTAGAAAAAATGCACGCAAAAGGAATAATTCACCGTGACTTAAAAccggaaaatatattattagatGAAAATATGCACTTGCAAATTGCCGATTTTGGAACGGCTAAAATTCTGGAGCCTGAAGAAATTCGTGCTTCACCAAACAATGCTGATAATGACGACCAAAATGAACGATCTAGAAAAATTAGTTTCGTTGGAACACCACAGTATGTAAGTCCAGAATTATTACATGACTGTGTAGACACCCGTGCCTCAGACCTGTGGGCGTTGGGATGCATCATTTACCAAATGATTTCGGGTTTGCCTCCGTTCCGCGCAGCTACGGAGTTCCTCACTTTTCAAAAAATTCTCAAGATGGACTTTGAATTCCCAGAAGGATTTCCGGCTGATGCTAAAGACCTCGTGGAAAAACTGTTGGTACTAGACCATACTAAGAGACTTGGCGCTAATGATAAGGGAGAAACTTATGATAGTATTCGCAATCATCCATTTTTCGCCGGAATGGACTGGGATAGCGTGTGGGAACAGACGCCACCGACTATTAGCCCGTATTTGCCCGGTGGTTCGTTTGAAGAAGAATACAATGTGCCCGATCATCTTGAACCTGGATTGGGCAATAAGCAACTCGTGAGACTGTGGGAATTCGACTTATCTACCTCTaaag GAATCTTAAACATTAGTCCAGAAGAAAAACGTCGCCGCCTCGAAGTTCAATCCCGGGAAAGCAAGTGGCATCAGTTCGTAGATGGAGAGCTAATTTTGAAGCAAGGTCTCGTTGACAAAAGGAAGGGACTGTTTCCACGACGTCGTATGCTACTGCTCACCACAGGACCGCGCCTATTTTACGTCGATCCAGCCAACATGGTGCTCAAGGGTGAGATCCCTTGGTCACCCGAACTACGAGTCGAAGCCAAAAActtcagaatatttttagtGCACACG CCAAACCGTACATATTACCTAGAAGACCCAGACTCGTATGCTTTGGAGTGGGCAAGCGTTATCGACGAAGTGCGCATCGGTACATATGGACGGGACACGACTTAA
- the LOC110370086 gene encoding 3-phosphoinositide-dependent protein kinase 1 isoform X3, with protein sequence MQAAPAPAPATPAPASAAPVAPASSPAPSQAQKPTKRTAKDYIFGKLIGEGCYSTVFLAKDIHSGKEYAIKVCEKLHIIRKKKREYIKREKDALNMLFNVPHGFVKLYCTFQDEERLYFVLSFAKNGELLSYINQVGSFELNVAKFYAAELLMALEKMHAKGIIHRDLKPENILLDENMHLQIADFGTAKILEPEEIRASPNNADNDDQNERSRKISFVGTPQYVSPELLHDCVDTRASDLWALGCIIYQMISGLPPFRAATEFLTFQKILKMDFEFPEGFPADAKDLVEKLLVLDHTKRLGANDKGETYDSIRNHPFFAGMDWDSVWEQTPPTISPYLPGGSFEEEYNVPDHLEPGLGNKQLVRLWEFDLSTSKGILNISPEEKRRRLEVQSRESKWHQFVDGELILKQGLVDKRKGLFPRRRMLLLTTGPRLFYVDPANMVLKGEIPWSPELRVEAKNFRIFLVHTPNRTYYLEDPDSYALEWASVIDEVRIGTYGRDTT encoded by the exons ATGCAAGCAGCTCCTGCGCCTGCACCGGCGACGCCGGCGCCGGCGTCTGCCGCACCCGTTGCACCTGCCTCGTCACCGGCTCCCAGCCAGGCGCAAAAGCCCACCAAGCGAACTGCTAAGGACTATATTTTTGGCAAATTAATCGGCGAGGGCTGTTACAGCACCGTGTTTCTTGCAAAGGATATTCACAGTGGAAAGGAATATGCAa TTAAAGTGTGTGAAAAACTTCACATCATTCGAAAGAAGAAAAGAGAGTACATTAAACGCGAGAAAGACGCCTTAAACATGTTGTTTAATGTACCTCATGGTTTCGTGAAACTTTATTGCACATTTCAAGATGAAGAAAGGCTTTACTTCGTCTTATCCTTTGCAAAAAATGGCGAATTGTTATCTTACATTAATCAAGTTGGCTCTTTTGAGCTTAACGTAGCAAAATTTTATGCGGCTGAGTTGTTGATGGCCTTAGAAAAAATGCACGCAAAAGGAATAATTCACCGTGACTTAAAAccggaaaatatattattagatGAAAATATGCACTTGCAAATTGCCGATTTTGGAACGGCTAAAATTCTGGAGCCTGAAGAAATTCGTGCTTCACCAAACAATGCTGATAATGACGACCAAAATGAACGATCTAGAAAAATTAGTTTCGTTGGAACACCACAGTATGTAAGTCCAGAATTATTACATGACTGTGTAGACACCCGTGCCTCAGACCTGTGGGCGTTGGGATGCATCATTTACCAAATGATTTCGGGTTTGCCTCCGTTCCGCGCAGCTACGGAGTTCCTCACTTTTCAAAAAATTCTCAAGATGGACTTTGAATTCCCAGAAGGATTTCCGGCTGATGCTAAAGACCTCGTGGAAAAACTGTTGGTACTAGACCATACTAAGAGACTTGGCGCTAATGATAAGGGAGAAACTTATGATAGTATTCGCAATCATCCATTTTTCGCCGGAATGGACTGGGATAGCGTGTGGGAACAGACGCCACCGACTATTAGCCCGTATTTGCCCGGTGGTTCGTTTGAAGAAGAATACAATGTGCCCGATCATCTTGAACCTGGATTGGGCAATAAGCAACTCGTGAGACTGTGGGAATTCGACTTATCTACCTCTaaag GAATCTTAAACATTAGTCCAGAAGAAAAACGTCGCCGCCTCGAAGTTCAATCCCGGGAAAGCAAGTGGCATCAGTTCGTAGATGGAGAGCTAATTTTGAAGCAAGGTCTCGTTGACAAAAGGAAGGGACTGTTTCCACGACGTCGTATGCTACTGCTCACCACAGGACCGCGCCTATTTTACGTCGATCCAGCCAACATGGTGCTCAAGGGTGAGATCCCTTGGTCACCCGAACTACGAGTCGAAGCCAAAAActtcagaatatttttagtGCACACG CCAAACCGTACATATTACCTAGAAGACCCAGACTCGTATGCTTTGGAGTGGGCAAGCGTTATCGACGAAGTGCGCATCGGTACATATGGACGGGACACGACTTAA
- the LOC110370087 gene encoding uncharacterized protein LOC110370087: MSTTVIKYVGRTTDFKGKTLWEIVGSLKNFGVGRIIVRSVFERYPEPCFMKIVKVEACPDEERRRVRIWVEKTFRGRKLPNLTEIYRTSYKPDYKLIPKNEEAKLLASVEKVHDYPEVILPSRYEMPPLMKKFIITDHANKGLEVMTDFTMPISYKHSANRVKRIAKGDEKPTAPFKMGLGTPVSPSLYEGVPLS, translated from the exons ATGTCCACGACAGTTATTAAATATGTCGGAAGAACGACGGATTTCAAAGGTAAAACTTTGTGGGAAATTGTTGGTAGCCTGAAGAATTTTGGCGTCGGAAGAATCATCGTCCGGTCTGTTTTCGAAAGATACCCTGAACCGTGTTTTATGAAAATCGTTAAAGTTGAAGCTTGTCCTGATGAG GAAAGGCGCAGAGTAAGAATATGGGTTGAGAAAACGTTCAGAGGGCGTAAGTTGCCGAATCTTACTGAAATATACCGCACATCTTACAAGCCTGATTATAAACTAATACCTAAGAACGAGGAGGCAAAATTGTTAGCTAGCGTGGAGAAAGTACACGACTACCCAGAAGTAATCCTTCCTAGCCGCTACGAGATGCCCCCCCTTATGAAGAAGTTTATCATCACAGATCATGCAAACAAAGGACTGGAA GTTATGACAGATTTTACCATGCCAATATCTTACAAACACAGCGCCAATAGAGTGAAGAGGATAGCTAAAGGTGATGAAAAACCAACAGCTCCATTTAAAATGGGCCTCGGAACTCCTGTCAGTCCCTCTCTCTATGAAGGAGTGCCCCTCAGTTGA
- the LOC110370088 gene encoding IQ domain-containing protein K — MAGKSTDRKGRVKETKSAAIEQNETAGFTLPDSLPCSEIDFPVLIKRRPRANWKEIIDESNKWHKELDEYNESKQEPIPRPPFLKTETDYIKNEVFVQLIPALVETLNKAKIWQALTKEKCFFNGIDHIVQVLWNNNPRYPGRKESNLHLFNMPWVRATLKKKPRPLYPKSWLWPEEYAATLIQKTVRQYFVQKQEEVQEMREFWKKLEVERNVPDMEMNPFLAKAFASSSHIKK, encoded by the exons ATGGCTGGCAAAAGTACCGATCGCAAAGGCAGagttaaagaaacaaaatctgCAGCAATTGAGCAGAATGAGACGGCAGGCTTCACATTACCCGACAGTCTGCCGTGTTCAGAAATCGACTTCCCAGTGCTTATCAAAAGAAGACCCAGGGCTAACTGGAAAGAAATAATTGATGAAAGCAATAAATGGCATAAAGAATTAGACGAGTACAATGAGAGCAAACAGGAACCCATTCCTAGACCACCGTTTCTTA AAACTGAAACCGATTACATTAAGAACGAGGTATTTGTTCAACTTATTCCGGCTTTAGTGGAAACTCTAAATAAGGCCAAGATATGGCAAGCCTTGACCAAAGAGAAGTGTTTCTTCAATGGAATAGACCACATTGTGCAG GTACTTTGGAACAACAACCCTCGTTATCCAGGACGTAAAGAAAGCAACTTACATTTATTCAACATGCCCTGGGTTAGAGCAACTCTTAAGAAGAA ACCTCGTCCACTGTACCCAAAGTCTTGGTTGTGGCCTGAGGAGTACGCAGCTACTCTCATACAAAAGACTGTACGACAGTACTTCGTACAAAAACAGGAGGAAGTGCAAGAAATGCGCGAGTTCTGGAag AAACTTGAAGTTGAACGCAACGTTCCTGACATGGAGATGAATCCATTCCTGGCTAAAGCCTTTGCATCTTCTTCTCATATTAAAAAGTAA